A genome region from Penicillium psychrofluorescens genome assembly, chromosome: 3 includes the following:
- a CDS encoding uncharacterized protein (ID:PFLUO_004578-T1.cds;~source:funannotate), which translates to MSAPTISRLSPNSGPIGTTVLITGSNLASGTVTFGGVTATVLSNTPTSIFVTAPTGTGTVPVVVTTTAGSSTQLVNFTYTTAATPVISTLFPTSGPVSGGNLVTISGNNLLYTTGVSFGAAAASSFAVLSNTQVAAVAPAGAAGSATVNVTNPTGTSNNLTYTYIAAPTVTGLTPAAGSESGGNTVTITGTGFNGTTGVTFNGTPATSFAIISPTVITAVAPAGVGAGPIVVTTSGGPSATSSASNYTYSSGPVATTATPSTGSTAGGDTITITGSGLAGTTSVNFGTTPGTITSVSDTSVGVITPSSVAGTVPLNITTTSGTNSSLSFSFVPPPVLTSITPTSGSTAGGTVLSITGQNLASTSGVFFVSPTTVLPAASFTVNSDLSVTATSPPAAAGNYSVEVVTAAGLSNGVSYTFM; encoded by the coding sequence ATGTCTGCCCCTACTATCTCTAGACTCAGCCCTAACTCTGGCCCTATCGGCACAACAGTACTCATCACTGGCAGTAATCTGGCTAGTGGCACTGTTACGTTTGGCGGCGTTACTGCCACTGTTCTCTCGAACACTCCGACATCAATTTTTGTCACAGCCCCAACTGGTACTGGTACCGTCCCAGTCGTTGTAACCACCACAGCTGGTTCCAGCACCCAACTAGTGAACTTCACTTATACCACTGCGGCCACTCCTGTTATTTCTACCCTTTTTCCAACCAGCGGGCCAGTGTCAGGTGGGAACCTAGTCACAATCAGCGGCAATAATCTTCTCTACACCACCGGGGTTAGCtttggtgctgctgctgccagtAGCTTCGCTGTCCTTTCCAACACTCAAGTTGCTGCGGTCGCGCCAGCAGGTGCAGCAGGATCTGCAACGGTCAATGTGACCAATCCAACTGGTACCAGTAACAATCTAACATACACCTACATTGCAGCTCCCACTGTGACGGGGCTTACGCCAGCGGCCGGGTCAGAATCAGGGGGGAATACTGTCACTATTACTGGTACAGGCTTCAACGGTACCACTGGAGTTACGTTTAACGGTACTCCAGCTACATCTTTCGCCATTATATCACCGACTGTGATAACCGCTGTCGCTCCGGCAGGTGTCGGGGCTGGCCCCATAGTAGTCACAACATCTGGTGGTCCTAGCGCTACTAGCTCAGCGTCCAACTATACTTACAGCTCTGGACCTGTAGCTACAACTGCGACTCCTAGTACGGGCTCCACAGCTGGAGGCGATACTATTACTATCACCGGCAGTGGTCTCGCAGGTACCACCAGCGTGAATTTCGGAACCACCCCAGGGACTATTACATCCGTCAGCGATACTTCAGTAGGAGTTATCACACCATCGAGCGTCGCTGGCACGGTTCCACTCAATATTACCACCACGAGTGGCACGAATAGCTCGCTTAGCTTCAGCTTCGTGCCGCCACCGGTTCTTACTTCGATTACTCCAACTTCTGGATCGACTGCAGGGGGCACAGTGCTGTCTATCACTGGGCAAAACTTGGCCAGTACCTCTGGTGTGTTCTTTGTCTCGCCGACTACGGTACTTCCAGCGGCAAGCTTTACAGTCAACTCTGACCTCAGTGTAACCGCAACGtcacctccagcagcggcaggGAATTACTCCGTGGAGGTTGTCACCGCTGCTGGCCTGAGCAACGGCGTCTCATACACCTTCATGTAA